A window from Heteronotia binoei isolate CCM8104 ecotype False Entrance Well chromosome 15, APGP_CSIRO_Hbin_v1, whole genome shotgun sequence encodes these proteins:
- the VAT1 gene encoding synaptic vesicle membrane protein VAT-1 homolog, producing the protein MSADGAAGGDAASPAPSPAPAAAEAPRAAAHEAEAAEGPGGRGYRALVLTGYGGYEKLKVQARQLPGKQPCPAAGQVSVEVRACGLNFADLLARQGLYDRLPAPPVCPGLEAAGTVLATGEGVASPKVGDKVMILARSGLWQEVVTVPANQTFPMPEGMSFEEAAAFLVNYITAYMILFDFGNLRPNQSVLVHMAAGGVGTAAVQLCQTVENVTIFGTASASKHDALRENGVTHPIDYRAADYVEEVRKISPKGVDVVLDPLGGSDTAKGFNLLKPMGKLITYGVANLLTGQRKNLMAMAKTWWNQFSINALQLLHLNKAVCGYHMGYLEEEVELMSDVVTKLVALYSQGKIKPKVDSVWPFDQVVDAMKRMQEKKNIGKVVLVPEASQKDESKKVEN; encoded by the exons ATGTCTGCAGACGGCGCGGCCGGGGGCGACGCTGCCTCCCCTGCCCCTTCTCCGGCCCCGGCGGCGGCGGAGGCTCCCCGGGCTGCAGCGCACGAGGCGGAGGCGGCGGAGGGGCCGGGGGGCCGCGGCTACCGGGCGCTGGTGCTGACGGGCTACGGCGGCTACGAGAAGCTGAAGGTGCAGGCGCGGCAGCTGCCCGGGAAGCAGCCGTGCCCCGCGGCGGGCCAAGTGAGCGTGGAGGTGCGCGCCTGCGGCCTCAACTTCGCCGACCTGCTCGCCCGCCAGGGCCTCTACGACCGCCTGCCCGCCCCGCCCGTCTGCCCCGGCCTCGAGGCCGCCGGCACCGTCCTGGCCACCGGCGAGGGCGTCGCCAGCCCCAAG GTAGGTGATAAAGTGATGATACTAGCCAGATCAGGGCTCTGGCAGGAAGTGGTGACCGTTCCAGCCAACCAGACATTTCCTATGCCAGAAGGGATGAGCTTTGAGGAAGCTGCAGCCTTCCTGGTCAATTATATCACGGCCTACATGATCCTCTTCGACTTCGGCAACTTGCGACCAAACCAGAGTGTCCTTGTCCACATGGCGGCAG GTGGGGTGGGAACTGCAGCCGTGCAGCTCTGCCAGACCGTGGAAAACGTCACCATTTTTGGAACGGCTTCTGCCTCCAAGCACGATGCTCTAAGGGAGAATGGAGTCACCCATCCAATCGATTACCGGGCAGCTGATTATGTGGAGGAAGTTCGAAAAATCTCCCCAAAAG gtGTAGATGTTGTCTTGGACCCCTTGGGGGGCTCAGATACTGCAAAAGGGTTTAATCTCCTGAAACCCATGGGCAAGCTGATCACCTATG GCGTAGCCAACTTGCTAACAGGGCAGAGGAAGAACCTGATGGCCATggcaaagacctggtggaaccagttcaGCATCAACGCTTTGCAGCTGCTCCACCTCAACAAGGCTGTTTGTGGCTACCATATGGGCTACCTGGAAGAGGAAGTGGAGCTCATGAGTGATGTTGTGACCAAGCTAGTTGCCCTATACAGCCAAGGCAAAATCAAGCCCAAGGTGGACTCCGTCTGGCCCTTTGACCAG GTGGTGGACGCTATGAAGAGGATGCAGGAGAAGAAGAACATTGGGAAAGTTGTGCTGGTCCCCGAAGCATCCCAGAAGGACGAAAGCAAGAAAGTGGAGAACTAA